The Miscanthus floridulus cultivar M001 chromosome 6, ASM1932011v1, whole genome shotgun sequence genomic interval AGAAACAAATCATGCATCTCCATGAAATTTGTAAACAATGGCCTTATTTGCCTAACTGTGCCTGTTGACATGAATCATCAGTCATCAGGTAGTCCATCCGTCCTGTAATATAGTATattttagcattcaaaatttttcctcaaatataatgcattctagaggacaaaacttaattttacattaaatactttctatttatcaaccaatcatcATTAACCATATTAATAATAGCgtctgattaggaaataaaataaagatatatatgtctTTTATGTTCTCTTTTAATTTATCTTAAAATTCATAGAATGCAATATATTATAGGAGAGAGACTATGCTTAACCGAATTTATTTTGCCATTAAATATGCTGATGACATGCAACATAGCATGTTTTTACTAGGGATTCGGCAGTGTGACCTACATAAAAGACAAATGATAGTTCTTTCTCAGCTCGCAAAGCATATTCGTTTCGActtattcgctcgtatctggcttataattcacggcataaacagtgttttctctcacaccaaaccagccagtagtattttcagccatgacttataagccaattcagccgaaaGAAACGGCCTGTTTGTTGTTAGTGTCATTTTCGACGGATGCTGCTATAGGTGTGAGTCAACATCAGGGAGTAGATGGAGGTTGCAGCAGACACTCGTTCCTGTCAACACATATGCGTGCTAGACTAGATGGGGAGCCTTTGAAACAGCATTCCTTTTTCATCATCCGCGACAGAATTCCTTTTACCGAGTTTCCATGCTAATTAGTTCGTGGCATTATGGTCTTGTTCGTGTGCCTTTAAAACTGACTAGATCCGTTTCTTTTTTCATCTAGAACAGACTCATTCAAATTCGAACAGACTCCTCCAAATTTTGTCCAAGTTCATCATCCGCGACAGAATTCCTTTTACCGAGCTTCCATGCTAATTAGTTCGTGGCATTATGGTCTTGTTCGTGTGCCTTTAAAACTAACTAGATCCGTTTCTTTTTTCATCTAGAACAGACTCATTCAAATTCGAACAGACTCCTCCAAATTTTGTCCAAGCGAACGGGACCTATGGCAGGATACGTGCGAGTGCGACGAACTCAAGTACACAGCCCTGAGCCTGGGCACGCGGCACGTCCCTCGTGTCATCCGGACAAGCCGTTATGAACCACTTTTTGAGCCAGTCATAATTAAACACCGTCACCTATAGGATTTATATGAAACGACAaagaaaaatgaatggaaaaatataATAGAATAATTCAACCACTCCGCAACAACTCACACAAGAAGTCACGTGCCCCTCTGTACATATCCAACCACTCTGATTCCTTTAGGCAAGCTAACTGAAGACGGTCTTATTTAGTTCCATCAACTTTGCACCTCCAAATTTGGTATAGtgcaagattctctatcacatcacatcacatcaaatctttaaacacatgcatgaagtattaaatataggtaaaaaaaataactaattacatagtttggttgtactttgggagacgaatgttttgagcataattagtcaACGGTTGTACCGGGCAACTAAACAGTACCGGGCAACTAAACACACCCACGATCAACttggagacaaaaaaaaaagaacggaTAAAAGGAAGGACATACTGAGACAGATCTACAGAATAGAATCAACGATGAAGACAAAGAGAAAAGCTCGACGAGACATACAaatgggcaaaaaaaaaaaaacaaaaacaaattgaGCCCACATGACAAACGGCAACAAACTAAGGGTGGATGAAAACATAAATACCCATCACCCGGATGATGGATAGAAATTTCGTTGGAGTAGTACTCCGTACATATTTTGGAGACACAATCACACGACAGGCCTTGAAAAGTCAACATCAAGATCAATTGGCGAGGCTCCGGAGCGGCCAGTTTGAATTTGAATGCTGTGAGGCGCATCATTGCTACTCCGTGCTCGGCTCGAGATGGTGTGCTATTGTGGGCCAACACAATCCATGCATGTTTTTTTCCTGGGTTTCAGTTGTCACCTTTTTGATAAACGGCCCACCTACGCTGAGATTCCCGTTCCTGCATTAAAGTCCATATTAGATCTCTCAACTTTTAAGAAACTCCGCTTTTCCTTCCGAACTTAAAACCGGGTAAACCACCTCTCTAAACTTTTAAAACTGTTCGTTTTACCTCCTGATTGGatataagcggttttcaaaggcggttttgtcttttttttttattttttttggatgaatctttaaaaaatcatagtaaatcatagaaaaatcctaaaatgggaaatctaattttattggactccacatgagtagatctacacattgaacatataatatgatatgctttagtacaaattttttgttgtagttttagatctatgcttttatgtaattaattcatagctgcagtttttatggtccaattatggtgaaatttttatggtgggataattattgtatgcttgaactgtagtaaaatttTCATACTGATTGGATCATGCatgacttagttatagatttataaatattttttaacaagcatacacttaaataaatctataattaagttatacatgatcccatgagtatgaaatttttactacagtttaagcaTATAATTAAAATCCATATAGATAAATCTGATTAAAATCCAAGAAAAAATCAAGTTCAAACCTactaatataaaataaataatgtCTAATCCAACTTTTTTCAACGTACATCTCCAAATTAGGACACATGaaaaaatttaaaatataaaaaataatattctATCTAGATTCTTCCATCGTCTTCTTTCCTAGTGGCTTTTCTTGATGCACAACATAGTTATGTTAAACATTGAAACCAAATTTTAGTCCTTATGCTGAATTTAACAATCAACCCTAAAATATTAGACATGTCGCAAGATTCAACATTCTAAAACTAGTCCGAAACACATCTGAAACGATGAAAGAGCATTGATGGCTGCATCGTCGGAAGGTTTTGCAGCTCAAAATTGTAATTTTGTGGCGAAGGAGAATACAATTATCTCTAGTAGACTAGATCTCGATGAGGGTAGGAGTAACATATATGTACAGACAGCGGAGAGCCTTAGAGGGGTGGGAGTGAGGGACATATGGGGGAGAGTGGCAGACCAAGAGGAGCAGAGGTAAGGGACTGGAGGATTGGGAAGAGAGTGACAAATTGAGCTAAGGAGAAATAAATATCCTTACTTTAATACTGAATGTAAATATAGATAGGGACTAGTGGCCATGTACGTGCGATTAGGCTAGTGCTTTGAACCCTTCTCCtatttcttcttcaattcttaACTATTTCTATTAGGGCCTATATGTCATGTATTAACATTCATACAAATACACATATGATTGGGTTTCTCAGAAAATATTTCTAGGTGATAATCAAGTCAAAGATCCATAAGAAGCAACTCACTTCATAATTAAGTTAGACTTAATTATATGAACCTTTGGCTATTTTCCTATGCACAACACCATTCATATTTTTTgtagaaaaaaattaaaaacttgCAAATTTAGATGTGTGTGTTCTTTTTTTTTGGATCGTTACATATGCAAACAGCGAATCAACGCGCGGGCGTAAACTTTCACGTACGTCAGCGACGACTCAAGGTGCCAACTGGCAAGTCTTCTCTTTGTGCACACactaagggtgcgtttagatccaaaattttttagattttggctcactgtagcatttcgtttgtatttaataattaatgtctaattatggactaattaggttcaaaagtttcgtctcgcgatttctcggtcaactgtgtaattagtttttttttcgtctacatttagtactccatgcatgtgtcgtaagatttgatgtgacggttactatgcaaaattttttgggaactaaacggggACTAACTACTCCAGCAGAATGCAATGGAAATTTCCACCAGGATGCAAGGAAATTGTGGACGTGGGACAAAAGCGCGCGGCCAGTACCGATCACAAAGCTAAAGGAAATTTCATGGTGACCTCCTTTGATGGTTCTCTGCAAGCTAGAAACTCTCGCCCGACTCTATAAATGGATCCGTCCTAGCTGCTGGTAAGAACTCGCGCGAAGCAAAGCCTGGGCGAGAGGATACTTCATGGACTATGGCAAATCGCTCGTGAACAGTGAGCTCAAACTCTCCCTAAATCCTCCTCGCGCCGAAGACAACCCCACCCCCACCGGAGCCTCCTCCAATGGCGGAACGTCATCATGCGCCTCGGCCGTCGCCCTGTCCTTTCTCGGGCTCAACAGCGTGATAGCCATCTACCACTCGAGACACGATCCCCGGTCCATACTGTTTGTAACCGTCTCCTTCTTCTGCGTCGTCCTTCTCTTCCACCTGCTTGGTGTGTTCGAGAGATTGCCCCCGGAATCGCCCAGGAGGTTGCAGGTGAAGGCGGCAGTATGGGCCCTCACCACCACCCTGACGGTCATGTTTTCCGGCAGAGTTGCCCCGTTGATGCCCGCGCCTGTCGCCGCCGTCGTGTGGTCGATGGCCGCGGTGACCATCCTTGCGGGCTTCTACTTGTTCTTCGTATGCCCGGACGCcgcttccaccgccgccgccgagaagCCGGCCTGCAAGGTTGTCGAAGGCCCGTAGATAGTTTCTGTGTGGACTCCCTCGGAGATTTCACGATTGAAGTATCTATGTACTATCAGACGTGGTGTAGAGTCTGGCTTTTGTATTTGTTACAAATATATATTGTAAGGAACGATCTCAACCCAACCACGTATTCGGACTTGTTCGTTATATTAGGCAATCCTCCAACGGTCAAAACAGAAGAAAAAAATTAGGTAGGGACCGTACGCACCCGTCATGTTGCGCACTTCCAATGAAAACGCGACATGTGGACATGCGAGCCGAtccatctctatctctatctctatctctataacTAAAAATTTCCTACGGTCAACATCTACCCGGCAGGACGATAGGTCATGCGCCCTCGTGTCTACCTAGCAGGACAAGTACACGTGCGAAAAAAATTACCACACGCACTCCGTTCCATCGTGTGAAACAAAATTTCGACACCGCGCCGTCAATCATGCACCCAATGCGCGTTCCTTCCTTCCCCCGCGGTACGATCGTGCGCTCCTTCCTCCCCTCCCTAGCGCGGTACGATCGTGTCGACCAGTGGCGTTAGGCCACGTCGCCGCCACCAGCCCGTGTCCTCGCACCGCCGTCGTAGATCCATCGCACCCGAcgtcgcgcgcacccaccatcgGCGCGGCCAGCACTGCCCTCGCCCTCGCGCCTCACGCGGCCTTGATCGTCGCCCTCGCCCGCCGGCCTCGCTAGACGTCGCACCCGTGCTGTCACCGTCGCCAGCCGCGGCCGCCCTCGCCCGCTGCACCTGCTCTGTGATCCCGGTGAGTCTTGCGGCCACCAAGGCGCAAGGCCGCCGGTTCTCGGCGCGGGCCGGCCACGGCACCCGACCCCGGGGCTAGGGTTGCGTGCTCACCAACATCCACTCCGCCGCCACCCGCTTGCTCACCGACATCAAGGCCAACCTCCGAGGTACGTTCGTGCATGGTCGACCGGGTCTCGCCCTCGATGTTCATTTCCACGTCCGAATCTAATGAGCTTCGGCCATGAGATCAGTTGTGGTGGGGGCGTAGATGCTGAAGGATTCAGCGGGCGTAGCGGGGTGCCGTCACCGAGTACGTCCCTGGATCGGGAGGCCGAAGTGAGCGCCACGGGGCGGGAGCCGGACGTGAAGACGCCGTCGCCACGTGATGAGCCGATGAGGTACGGGTTTCTGTCACTCTACTCGACCAATTCGATGCTGCTGCATCCAGTCCGGTGCTCGCGCTGTGTTGGTGGATTGGTGGTACGTGGCGACTGACGAGAAGGTGAACTAGGTGCTGAATCCATCCACTTGAGGTGGAAGCAATTGGGCTGTTGTGATGGTGGGATTGGTGGTACATCGTCACTTACAAAGTGGTGAATTGATCAACTTGTGGTGGAAGTGTTATTGTTCCAGACAATTGAAAT includes:
- the LOC136458864 gene encoding uncharacterized protein encodes the protein MDYGKSLVNSELKLSLNPPRAEDNPTPTGASSNGGTSSCASAVALSFLGLNSVIAIYHSRHDPRSILFVTVSFFCVVLLFHLLGVFERLPPESPRRLQVKAAVWALTTTLTVMFSGRVAPLMPAPVAAVVWSMAAVTILAGFYLFFVCPDAASTAAAEKPACKVVEGP